Proteins encoded together in one Stigmatella aurantiaca window:
- a CDS encoding aldehyde dehydrogenase, giving the protein MQKVLNYIGGELVPPTSNQWLDKPEPATAELYAHVPDSDETDVQRAVEAATNAFPAWSAMPAVERARLLRRMAGTIQARMEAFARAESIDTGKPLSVATSVDIPRSILNLEFFADAVTQFSSEAHATDSVALNYTLRAPLGVVGCISPWNLPLYLFTWKIAPALAIGNCVVAKPSEVTPMTAFLLAQVCREVGLPPGVLNIVHGLGAKVGAALSRHPDIAALSFTGSTRTGAEIARTAAPLFKKLSLEMGGKNPNVIFADCDFDEALATTVRSSFSNQGQICLCGPRIFVQAPIYERFKEALVARTRALKVGDPLEPGTEQGALVSQQHFEKVMGYIDLAVQEGGRLLTGGRHAKLDGRCRNGWFVEPTLVEGLGPECRTNQEEIFGPVASLIPFEREEEVLAWANSTRYGLAASVWTKDLSRAHRFAAKLHSGIVWVNCWMLRDLRTPFGGVKDSGVGREGGHEVLRFFTEPKNVCVKL; this is encoded by the coding sequence GTGCAGAAGGTCCTCAACTACATCGGTGGGGAGCTGGTCCCTCCCACCTCCAACCAGTGGCTCGACAAGCCCGAGCCGGCCACGGCCGAGCTGTACGCCCACGTGCCGGACTCGGACGAGACGGACGTGCAGCGCGCCGTCGAGGCCGCCACGAATGCCTTCCCCGCCTGGTCCGCCATGCCCGCGGTGGAGCGGGCCCGGCTGCTGCGCCGCATGGCGGGCACGATCCAAGCCCGCATGGAGGCCTTCGCCCGCGCCGAGTCCATCGACACGGGCAAGCCGCTCTCGGTGGCCACCAGCGTGGACATCCCGCGCAGCATCCTCAACCTGGAGTTCTTCGCCGACGCGGTGACGCAGTTCTCCAGCGAGGCCCACGCCACGGACTCGGTGGCGCTCAACTACACCCTGCGCGCGCCGCTGGGGGTGGTGGGGTGCATCTCGCCCTGGAACCTGCCGCTCTACCTCTTCACCTGGAAGATTGCCCCCGCGCTGGCCATCGGCAACTGCGTGGTGGCCAAGCCCTCCGAGGTGACGCCCATGACGGCCTTCCTCCTGGCGCAGGTGTGCCGGGAGGTGGGGCTGCCGCCAGGGGTGCTCAACATCGTGCACGGGCTGGGGGCCAAGGTGGGCGCGGCCCTGAGCCGCCACCCGGACATCGCGGCCCTCTCCTTCACGGGCAGCACGCGCACGGGGGCGGAGATCGCCCGGACCGCGGCGCCCCTCTTCAAGAAGCTCTCGCTGGAGATGGGGGGCAAGAACCCCAACGTCATCTTCGCGGACTGCGACTTCGACGAGGCGCTGGCCACCACCGTCCGCTCCTCCTTCTCCAACCAGGGGCAGATCTGCCTCTGCGGCCCCCGCATCTTCGTGCAGGCCCCGATCTACGAGCGCTTCAAGGAGGCGCTGGTGGCGCGCACGCGGGCCCTGAAGGTGGGAGACCCGCTGGAGCCGGGGACGGAGCAGGGGGCGCTCGTCTCCCAGCAGCACTTCGAGAAGGTGATGGGCTACATCGACCTGGCCGTCCAGGAGGGCGGCCGGCTCCTCACCGGAGGCCGGCACGCGAAGCTGGACGGGCGGTGCCGCAACGGGTGGTTCGTGGAGCCCACGCTCGTGGAGGGGCTGGGGCCGGAGTGCCGCACCAACCAGGAGGAGATTTTTGGCCCGGTGGCCAGCCTCATCCCGTTCGAGCGCGAGGAGGAGGTGCTCGCCTGGGCCAACTCCACCCGCTACGGGCTGGCGGCGAGCGTGTGGACGAAGGACCTGAGCCGGGCGCACCGCTTCGCCGCGAAGCTGCACAGCGGCATCGTCTGGGTGAACTGCTGGATGCTGAGGGACTTGCGGACGCCCTTCGGCGGGGTGAAGGACTCCGGGGTGGGGCGGGAGGGAGGCCACGAGGTGCTGCGCTTCTTCACCGAGCCCAAGAACGTGTGCGTGAAACTATGA
- a CDS encoding amidohydrolase family protein has translation MKIDIHTHLLPAELPRFAERYGYGGFITLEHHQPCRARMMRDDGKFFREIESNCWDPARRLAECDAAGVSVQVLSTVPVMFSYWAKPEHGLDLSRFLNDHLASVVRTNPRRFAGLGTVPLQDVPRAIGELERCVRELGLAGVQIGSHVNGTNLGDASLFPFFEAAAALGAAVFVHPWDMLGGARLEKYWLPWLVGMPAEVAIALSTLIFSGTLERLPTLRLAFAHGGGSFPGTIGRLQHGFEARPDLVAVDNPVPPRDYLGRFWVDSLVHDADVLRLILRLLGPEKVALGSDYPFPLGEERPGTLLESLTELDAATRERLLWRNALEWLGRTREDFGS, from the coding sequence GTGAAGATCGACATCCACACCCACCTGCTGCCGGCCGAGCTGCCGCGCTTCGCCGAACGCTATGGCTATGGCGGGTTCATCACCCTGGAGCACCACCAGCCGTGCCGGGCGCGGATGATGCGGGATGACGGGAAGTTCTTCCGCGAAATCGAGAGCAACTGCTGGGACCCGGCGCGCCGCCTGGCCGAGTGCGATGCCGCGGGCGTCAGCGTCCAGGTGCTCTCCACGGTGCCGGTGATGTTCAGCTACTGGGCGAAGCCGGAGCACGGGCTGGACCTGTCCCGCTTCCTGAATGACCACCTGGCCTCGGTGGTGCGGACGAACCCGCGCCGTTTCGCGGGGCTGGGAACGGTGCCCTTGCAGGATGTGCCCAGGGCCATCGGGGAGCTGGAGCGCTGCGTGCGCGAACTGGGGCTCGCGGGGGTGCAGATCGGCTCCCACGTGAACGGCACCAACCTGGGGGATGCCTCGCTCTTTCCCTTCTTCGAGGCGGCGGCGGCGCTGGGGGCGGCGGTGTTCGTCCACCCGTGGGACATGCTGGGCGGGGCGCGGCTGGAGAAGTACTGGCTGCCGTGGCTCGTGGGCATGCCCGCCGAGGTGGCCATCGCGCTCTCCACGCTCATCTTCTCGGGGACGCTGGAGCGGCTGCCTACGCTGCGGCTCGCCTTCGCCCACGGAGGCGGCTCCTTCCCGGGGACGATTGGCCGGCTCCAGCATGGCTTCGAGGCGCGGCCGGACCTGGTGGCCGTGGACAACCCGGTGCCGCCGCGGGACTACCTGGGGCGCTTCTGGGTGGACTCGCTGGTACACGACGCGGACGTGCTGCGCCTCATCCTCCGGCTGCTGGGTCCGGAGAAGGTGGCGCTGGGCAGTGACTACCCGTTCCCGCTGGGGGAGGAGCGTCCGGGCACGCTGCTCGAATCCCTGACGGAGCTGGATGCCGCCACGCGCGAGCGGCTGCTGTGGCGCAACGCCCTCGAATGGCTCGGGCGCACCCGGGAGGACTTTGGCTCATGA
- a CDS encoding RidA family protein: protein MSQDERIESKRAPEPVGLYPHARRVGNLLFLSGVGPRERGTKKIPGVELDGEGNIVSYDIEAQCHSVFRNVRYILEEAGSSWDRLVDVTVYLTNMKADFPTYNRLWAEYFQGNPPCRTTLEINRLPTPIAIELKCIATLGD, encoded by the coding sequence ATGAGCCAGGACGAGAGAATCGAGTCGAAGCGGGCCCCGGAGCCGGTGGGCCTCTATCCGCACGCGCGGCGGGTGGGCAACCTCCTGTTCCTGTCGGGGGTGGGCCCCCGCGAGCGCGGCACGAAGAAGATCCCCGGCGTCGAGCTGGACGGGGAGGGCAACATCGTCTCCTACGACATCGAGGCGCAGTGCCACTCGGTGTTCCGCAACGTGCGCTACATCCTGGAGGAGGCGGGCTCCTCGTGGGACCGGCTGGTGGACGTCACGGTGTACCTGACGAACATGAAGGCGGACTTTCCCACCTACAACCGGCTGTGGGCCGAGTACTTCCAGGGCAACCCGCCCTGCCGCACCACGCTGGAGATCAACCGGCTGCCCACGCCGATCGCCATCGAACTCAAGTGCATTGCCACCCTGGGGGACTGA
- a CDS encoding NAD-dependent protein deacetylase: MSALPVPPCPASAPSEVEALVHLMRGRRTAVLTGAGCSTESGIPDYRGPGTRARARNPIQHREFLDRAEIRARYWARSLLGWPRFSSAQPNAAHQALASLERSGHVQGLITQNVDRLHHAAGSTRVIELHGALADVRCLSCRALEARASLQQRLLALNPGFLEHVVEFRPDGDADLSSEALHTFQVADCLHCDGPLKPDVVFFGDNVPRPTVEAAFALLEEADVLLVVGSSLAIFSGYRFVTRASERRMPIALINIGECRGAELANVVLEARAGEVLPLLAERLNPD; this comes from the coding sequence ATGTCCGCACTCCCCGTGCCCCCATGTCCCGCTTCCGCGCCCTCCGAGGTGGAGGCCCTGGTTCACCTGATGCGAGGCCGCCGCACCGCCGTGCTCACCGGCGCCGGGTGCAGCACCGAGTCGGGAATTCCAGACTACCGGGGCCCCGGAACCCGGGCCCGGGCGCGCAACCCCATCCAGCACCGGGAGTTCCTGGATCGGGCCGAGATCCGGGCGCGGTACTGGGCCCGGAGCCTGCTGGGCTGGCCCCGGTTCTCCTCGGCCCAGCCCAATGCCGCGCACCAGGCGCTGGCCTCGCTGGAGCGGAGCGGGCACGTGCAGGGCCTCATCACCCAGAACGTGGACCGGCTGCACCATGCCGCCGGGAGCACGCGCGTCATCGAGCTGCATGGGGCGCTGGCGGACGTGCGGTGTCTGAGCTGCCGCGCGCTGGAGGCCCGGGCGTCCCTGCAGCAGCGGCTGCTCGCGCTCAACCCAGGCTTCCTGGAGCACGTGGTGGAGTTCCGGCCCGATGGCGACGCCGACCTGTCCTCCGAGGCCCTGCACACGTTCCAGGTGGCGGACTGCCTGCACTGTGACGGGCCCCTGAAGCCCGATGTGGTGTTCTTCGGGGACAACGTCCCCCGCCCCACGGTGGAGGCCGCGTTCGCGCTCCTGGAGGAGGCGGACGTGTTGCTGGTGGTGGGCTCCTCCCTGGCCATCTTCTCCGGCTACCGCTTCGTGACCCGGGCCTCCGAGCGGCGCATGCCCATCGCGCTCATCAACATCGGCGAGTGCCGGGGGGCTGAGCTGGCGAACGTGGTGCTGGAGGCCCGCGCGGGCGAAGTGCTGCCCCTGCTCGCGGAGCGTCTGAACCCGGACTGA
- a CDS encoding RecQ family ATP-dependent DNA helicase → MRRMLPEDLPHFVEAQEGLVRHFGLSEFRPGQAEVINSVLSKRNTVVVMPTGAGKSLCYQLPALLLPGLTLVISPLIALMKDQVEQLTAKGIAATFLNSSLSDLERAERMRKLRAREYRLLYVAPERLRSTGFLDTLAGIGVDLLAVDEAHCISQWGHDFRPDYAQLGQVRKRLRPPRTMALTATATPEVRDDIIRVLLMKEPQVFAQGFDRPNLFLEVMSVGGDEEKRQGCAQLAARGGSGIIYCATRKAAEGMHASLKGRGVKAVLYHAGMEDEARQRAQEDFMSAQEGVAVATNAFGMGIDKPDIRFVAHANIPRAVEAYYQEIGRAGRDGQPATAVLMFNHADVYTQERLIEGNHPSDVVLADIWNVLRNVPEFDKGVGVLAGMVGTSEFEVSAALRIFERAGKVERGSRGEGEYGLTLTDKAATAQPHAAESQQLLQSLLASFPAGRSVTTELMVLSRRTGLSLEQVRHALGLLEKAGAVKVRRPFSGRTIRALEQVPFLELGVDLSRMREQERLSLLLLKRMTDYAYTKRCRRAFILGYFGQTDLETSCGNCDVCTGARMSRTAPLSRPEAPAGGAANYSELAATELRRWRKALAKDLEVPPFIIFNDATLLGLAAALPTDRDSFLAVKGTGESRWERFGPKVVEICLMARAAGHEPVAAAVPPRVRRRRE, encoded by the coding sequence ATGCGGCGGATGCTGCCGGAGGATCTGCCCCATTTCGTGGAAGCCCAGGAAGGACTGGTCCGCCATTTCGGACTGTCCGAGTTCCGGCCGGGGCAGGCGGAGGTCATCAACTCCGTGCTCAGCAAGCGCAACACCGTGGTGGTGATGCCCACGGGGGCAGGCAAGAGCCTCTGCTACCAGCTGCCGGCCCTGCTGTTGCCCGGCCTGACGCTCGTCATCTCCCCGCTCATCGCGCTGATGAAGGACCAGGTGGAGCAGCTCACCGCCAAGGGCATTGCCGCCACCTTCCTCAACTCCTCCCTGTCGGACCTGGAGCGAGCGGAGCGGATGCGGAAGCTGCGCGCCCGGGAGTACCGGCTGCTCTACGTGGCCCCGGAGCGGCTGCGCAGCACGGGCTTCCTGGACACGCTGGCCGGCATTGGGGTGGACCTGCTCGCCGTGGACGAGGCGCACTGCATCTCGCAGTGGGGCCATGACTTCCGGCCGGACTACGCGCAGCTCGGCCAGGTGCGCAAGCGCCTGCGTCCGCCCCGCACGATGGCGCTCACCGCCACGGCCACCCCGGAGGTGCGCGACGACATCATCCGCGTCCTGCTGATGAAGGAGCCGCAGGTGTTCGCGCAGGGCTTCGACCGGCCCAACCTCTTCCTGGAGGTGATGAGCGTCGGCGGGGACGAGGAGAAGCGGCAGGGGTGCGCCCAGCTCGCGGCCCGGGGGGGCAGCGGCATCATCTATTGCGCCACGCGCAAGGCCGCCGAGGGCATGCACGCCTCGCTGAAGGGCCGGGGCGTGAAGGCCGTGCTGTACCACGCGGGCATGGAGGACGAGGCCCGGCAGCGCGCGCAGGAGGACTTCATGTCGGCCCAGGAGGGGGTGGCGGTGGCCACCAATGCCTTCGGCATGGGCATCGACAAGCCGGACATCCGCTTCGTGGCCCACGCGAACATCCCCCGGGCGGTGGAGGCGTACTACCAGGAGATCGGCCGCGCGGGCCGGGATGGGCAGCCCGCCACGGCCGTGCTGATGTTCAACCACGCGGACGTCTACACCCAGGAGCGGCTCATCGAGGGCAATCACCCCTCGGACGTGGTGCTGGCGGACATCTGGAACGTGCTGCGCAACGTGCCCGAGTTCGACAAGGGCGTGGGGGTGCTCGCGGGCATGGTGGGCACCAGCGAGTTCGAGGTCTCCGCGGCGCTGCGCATCTTCGAGCGCGCGGGCAAGGTGGAGCGCGGCAGCCGGGGCGAGGGCGAGTACGGGCTGACGCTCACGGACAAGGCCGCCACCGCCCAACCCCACGCGGCGGAGTCCCAGCAACTGCTCCAGTCGCTCCTGGCCTCCTTCCCCGCCGGGCGCTCGGTGACGACGGAGCTGATGGTGCTCTCGCGGCGCACCGGCCTGTCCCTGGAGCAGGTGCGGCACGCCCTGGGGCTGCTGGAGAAGGCCGGCGCGGTGAAGGTGCGCCGCCCCTTCTCCGGGCGCACCATCCGCGCCCTGGAGCAGGTGCCCTTCCTGGAGCTGGGGGTGGACCTGAGCCGGATGCGGGAGCAGGAGCGCCTGTCCCTGCTGCTCCTCAAGCGGATGACGGACTACGCGTACACGAAGCGGTGCCGGCGCGCCTTCATCCTGGGCTACTTCGGGCAGACGGACCTGGAGACGAGCTGCGGCAACTGCGACGTGTGCACGGGCGCCCGCATGTCCCGGACCGCCCCGCTGTCCCGGCCGGAGGCCCCCGCGGGGGGGGCCGCGAACTACAGCGAGCTGGCCGCCACGGAGCTGCGGCGCTGGCGCAAGGCGCTGGCCAAGGACCTGGAGGTGCCGCCCTTCATCATCTTCAACGACGCGACGCTGCTGGGCCTGGCGGCGGCCCTGCCCACCGACCGCGACTCCTTCCTCGCGGTGAAGGGCACGGGCGAGAGCCGCTGGGAGCGCTTCGGCCCGAAGGTGGTGGAGATCTGCCTGATGGCGCGCGCGGCCGGCCATGAGCCCGTGGCCGCGGCGGTGCCTCCCCGGGTGCGCCGGCGCCGGGAGTAG
- a CDS encoding 2-keto-4-pentenoate hydratase, translating into MPMTNHPELARVLDRARLEAQPIPPLTRSQPDLTLKDAYAVQAEGIRLRLARGERVIGLKMGLTSEAKRKQMNLDSPVYGVLTEPMQVPAGGVFRLQGFIHPKIEPEVAFRTSRELRGRISREEALEACASVFAAMEILDSRYLDFKYFSLPDVVADNSSSSMFVLGTLERPPRELALAQLGMSMEVNGATVQSALSSAISGDPLLSVVQLCELLAETGEALPAGSIVLAGAATAAHMLQPGDEVRLTVEGLGSVSVSVTR; encoded by the coding sequence ATGCCCATGACGAATCACCCGGAGCTGGCCCGCGTGCTGGACCGCGCCCGGCTCGAGGCCCAGCCCATCCCGCCCCTCACCCGGTCCCAGCCGGACCTGACGCTGAAGGACGCCTATGCCGTTCAGGCCGAGGGCATCCGCCTGCGCCTCGCGCGCGGCGAGCGCGTCATCGGCCTCAAGATGGGGCTGACCTCCGAGGCCAAGCGCAAGCAGATGAACCTGGACTCGCCGGTCTACGGGGTGCTCACCGAGCCGATGCAGGTGCCCGCCGGCGGCGTCTTCCGGCTGCAGGGCTTCATCCATCCCAAGATTGAGCCGGAGGTCGCCTTCCGCACCTCGCGCGAGCTGCGCGGGCGCATCTCCCGGGAGGAGGCGCTCGAGGCGTGCGCGAGCGTGTTCGCGGCGATGGAGATCCTCGATTCGCGCTACCTCGACTTCAAATACTTCTCCCTGCCGGACGTGGTGGCGGACAACTCCTCGTCCTCGATGTTCGTGCTGGGCACGCTCGAGCGGCCTCCCCGGGAGCTGGCGCTGGCCCAGCTCGGGATGTCCATGGAGGTGAACGGCGCCACCGTGCAGTCGGCGCTCTCCAGCGCCATCTCGGGCGACCCGCTCCTGTCCGTCGTCCAGCTCTGTGAGCTGCTCGCGGAGACGGGGGAGGCGCTGCCCGCCGGCAGCATCGTGCTCGCGGGCGCGGCCACCGCTGCCCACATGCTCCAGCCCGGGGACGAGGTCCGCCTCACCGTCGAGGGGCTGGGGAGCGTCTCGGTCTCGGTGACGCGCTGA
- the radC gene encoding RadC family protein: MERVAAMGSVAVEASAGEGSVRARRSGLEEVRERLFRLGASALTDPELLSVLLVPGTRAKHLAEALVSGRGGLKALLHMDPLHLCARSGLGPVRAAQVLAALEFGRRAQRATERRPRLRTPREIHTYLAPSLSALRREVFHVLCFNPRNVLLADVRVAEGTLDTCLVDPREVYAAALHLKASALVFAHNHPSGDPEPSAQDVSLTVQLAEAGQLLGIKVLDHLVLGDGAYVSLLERGLLPDLEGRTRWNVVGEHG, translated from the coding sequence ATGGAACGGGTGGCGGCGATGGGGAGTGTGGCGGTGGAGGCATCCGCGGGCGAAGGGTCGGTGAGGGCACGGCGTTCAGGGCTGGAGGAGGTGCGGGAGCGCCTCTTCCGGCTGGGGGCCTCGGCCCTCACCGATCCAGAGCTTCTCTCGGTGCTCCTGGTGCCGGGCACGCGGGCGAAGCACCTCGCCGAGGCGCTGGTCTCCGGGCGCGGGGGCCTCAAGGCCCTGCTCCACATGGATCCGCTGCACCTGTGTGCACGGTCCGGGCTGGGGCCCGTGCGGGCGGCGCAGGTGCTCGCGGCGCTGGAGTTCGGCCGGCGTGCCCAGCGGGCCACGGAGCGGCGCCCCCGGCTGCGGACGCCGCGGGAGATTCACACGTACCTGGCCCCGTCCCTGAGCGCGCTGCGGCGGGAGGTTTTCCACGTCCTGTGCTTCAACCCGCGCAACGTGCTGCTGGCGGACGTGCGCGTGGCCGAGGGGACCCTGGACACGTGCCTGGTGGATCCGCGCGAGGTGTACGCCGCCGCGCTCCACCTGAAGGCCAGCGCGCTCGTGTTCGCGCACAACCACCCCTCGGGAGACCCGGAGCCCTCGGCGCAGGACGTGAGCCTCACCGTGCAGTTGGCCGAGGCGGGACAGCTCCTGGGCATCAAGGTCCTGGACCACCTGGTGCTGGGCGACGGCGCGTACGTGTCGCTGCTGGAGCGCGGGCTGCTGCCGGACCTGGAGGGCAGGACTCGATGGAACGTGGTGGGAGAGCATGGCTGA
- the nbaC gene encoding 3-hydroxyanthranilate 3,4-dioxygenase: protein MGRLQPINFKKWIDEHRHLLKPPVGNQLVWEDREFIVMVVGGPNARTDFHINEGEEFFYQVEGDITLRIMEDGKPQDIPIREGDIFLLPPKVPHSPQRPAGTVGLVMERRRRPEEQDGFAWFCPRCDAKLYEETLHVTHLVTQLPPVFDRFFGTPENCTCKQCGFQATRGGGK from the coding sequence ATGGGACGCCTGCAACCCATCAACTTCAAGAAGTGGATCGACGAGCACCGCCACCTGCTCAAGCCGCCCGTGGGCAACCAACTGGTCTGGGAGGACCGGGAGTTCATCGTGATGGTGGTGGGCGGGCCGAACGCGCGCACGGACTTCCACATCAACGAGGGCGAGGAGTTCTTCTACCAGGTGGAGGGGGACATCACCCTGCGCATCATGGAGGACGGCAAGCCCCAGGACATCCCCATCCGCGAGGGGGACATCTTCCTGCTGCCCCCGAAGGTGCCGCACTCGCCGCAGCGGCCCGCGGGGACGGTGGGGCTCGTCATGGAGCGCAGGCGGCGGCCCGAGGAGCAGGATGGCTTCGCGTGGTTCTGCCCCCGGTGTGACGCCAAGCTGTACGAGGAGACGCTGCACGTCACCCACCTCGTCACGCAGCTTCCCCCCGTGTTCGACCGCTTCTTCGGCACGCCGGAGAACTGCACCTGCAAGCAGTGCGGTTTCCAGGCCACCCGGGGCGGGGGCAAGTGA